The window AAGCATCAAGCGTTGCATGAGCTAATCGCCAAGGAATCTGACAAAAATCTAGCGCCGGCCCGGAGGGGAGCGCTGCGATGTAAGCATCGGCGAGGATCAAATTATTGCGAGCGTAGTTTTGCATTTGCTCCGCCGCCCAGCCATTGGGAAAAAAAGTTACGCCCCGTTGTAGGTCGTCTTTGTAATTGCGAAGAATATTAACAGCTTGCAAGCCGCGCCCGAAGCCAATTGCATTGGCTCGGTGGGTTTGAGTGCCGTCATACCACGCCCAAAGGTCGGACAGAAGCAATCCTACTGCACCCGCTACACTAAAAGTATAACAATTGAGGTCGCCTTCTGTGTTGACCTGCCAATTGCGAGCCGCCCAATAGGCCATGCGATCGGACATCGCGGCCGTCGCATCCCACACTCTGGCTCGAATGCTTGCCGGTGCGAGTTTTGCCCACTCTCCAATGCGCACGGAAACTTCGGGTAGGGGATCCGGCTCGGTTTTGAGTAAGCCCGATAAGCGCTCGAAGTTGTCTCCATCTATAGCCGCTTGCAAGGAATAACTGATTTCTTGCAAAAGCAGCACTTTGCGATCGTTGGATAAGTCGGGACTATCCTCAATCTCATCAATAGCCCGCATACACAAGTAAGCAGAAGTGACTGCTTCTTGAAGCCCGCTAGGCAATCGATGGATTGGGATATAGAACGTTCTACTGGTTTCTTTCAAAACAATTAAGGCATCTGCAACCAAATCCATGCCTTTTCACTCCTCATCACTAAAAATGAACTCAGCAGCTATGGAACGCATCGAACTCTGCGGCGAACTAACTCCCTTTTACTTCAGCAGACTCAGCGCTTCTAACGAACGAGCTTACAAATATTTACCATGCTTTGGCCGATTCGCGCCGTAGCAATCTAATCCTAATACCTCGAAAACCCAACCTCCATCAGGAGATTGGGCTTAAGGATCTAAAATCTTTAGATTTTTAAGTCGATCGAACTGTACCGTCCAATCGCAGGGTATCAAGCCAAGGTTTCCGGACAATAGCCCAGCCCGCGCGCGAATTGACGGCGGAAAGCCTCGATATCGTCTTTATCCGGGTTGCCGTGGGCGACAACAGTCACTTGATAGCGCCGCATGACTTCAATGGGGGATTGTCCGGTTTCCAAACTCCAGAGCGCCATTTGCAAGCGAATATCAGGTTCGTAGGGGATTCCTAATTCGTTCATGTAGGCGAGGAAGTCCAAATGCTTGTGAGAGGACACCGGATCGCACAGTTTGATTTTCACAATCCAGCCGTCGATCTGATGGATGACGGTTACGAACTCAACTAAGACATCGTTCGCCTGACGCAAATATTCAGCGACTCTAAGCGTTAAACTAGCATTTGCAAGAAAATAGAGATAATACATAACTCACCCAGAGCAGACCTTCGTAGACACCGATCTACCTTATAGCGTCGCTTAAAAGCGAACTGAAGGGAAAGGGGAAAAGCCCCCGACTTTCACGAGGGGATTTACCCAATTCTTTCACAATTGTTGGATCTTGCCAATCTCCTCTCGCTGCCCTCAAAAAAAGAATCGCGTCAAGACTAGCCTTTCGCATGAATGAAGATTATTTACTCTCGAGCTATCATTACGAACTGCCGTCCGAAGCGATCGCGCAACAGCCCGCTTTACCAAGGGATAGTTCTCGCCTGCTCGTGATTGATTCCCCGACAACGTTCGCCCATCGTACTTTTCGGGAACTACCCGACTGCTTGCAAGCCGGGGATTTGTTGGTGTTGAATAATACGCGCGTCTTTCCCGCGCGTTTGTATGGGCGCAAGTCTACGGGCGCGCGGGTAGAAGTCTTGTTGCTCGAGGAGCGTCAGCCCAATTGTTGGTTGGCGTTAGTGAAACCTGGAAAGCGCTTTACCCTGGGTTCGGAAATTTGGTTTTTTGCACCGTCGGAAGTGGAGCAACCGGAGGCGGAACCGCAGTTACGGGCGACAGCGATCGCGCGCGATGAGGCGACGGGCGGACGCTTGTTACAGTTCGATCTGCCGCCCGAAAAGTCGCTGTTTTCAATCCTCGAAGCGATCGGGCAGGTACCGCTACCGCCCTATATCCAAGCCCGAGACTCTCTCCCTTCTCAGTATCAAACGGTTTACGCGCGCGAACTCGGTTCGGCAGCAGCGCCGACAGCAGGCTTGCACTTCACCGAAGTGCTGTTGGATGCCCTTCAACAGCGAGGGATTAGTATTGCTGATGTAACGCTGCACGTAGGCGTGGGAACGTTTCGCCCGGTGGAGACGGAGGATATTCGCTCTCACGCGATGCACTCGGAATGGTTTGAGGTGAACGCCGCAACGGTGGAGAAGATTTTGCAGACGAAGGCTGCGGGGGGACGAGTGATTGCGGTGGGAACGACGGTGGCGCGATCGCTGGAAGGGACAGCACGGGCTAAGGCTTCGGAATCTGGACTTTCTCCGTTCTCGGGGCGGACTAATTTATTTATCTATCCCGGCTATCAATGGCAAGTTGTGGATGGATTGATCACGAATTTTCACCTACCGGGTTCGAGTTTGTTGATGTTGGTAAGCGCGTTGGTGGGGCGCAAGCGCTTGCTGGAACTCTATCAAACTGCGATCGCGCAGGGCTATCGGTTTTATTCGTTCGGCGATGCCATGCTAATTTTGCCCGAGGCCAGAGGAATTCATTGATAATGGACAGTTAATAACGAAAGGCATTAAAATTTCAACGCAGCAAGAGACAGCATCAACCTGGAATTTCTTTCGTTATCCATTGTCAATTGTTCGTTGTCCATTAAATTGTTGAGGTGTGCTGATGGTGAAAAGGGCGAAAAACCGAGGAAAAGCGATCGCGCTAGTCTTAAGCCTTTCGAGCGCGATCGTTCTATTGCCGAGCGTAGCAGGAGCGGCTCCCATTCCAGAATTTTCCCGAACCAAACAGCGCATTGAAGGCTTATATACCAATAACTTGGATGCGGCGCAGTTATTGCAGCGCGGCGTGACTGAGTACAAGCGCAAAAATTATACCGTCGCCGAAGAGTCCCTGCGTCAGGCTTTGGATTTCGATCCGAGAATGGCGATCGCCTATTACTTATTGGGCAACACGCTTATGGCTCAAAATCGCAATACGGATGCGATCGCGCAGTACCAACAGGCGACCTCCCTCGACCCCAGCATGACCGAGGCGTACTACAATCTCGGCATCGCCTACTCGATGACCGGACAGTTGAATTCGGCAGCCGAAGAGTTTCAAAAAGCCCTCGTCATCAATCCCAATTTTGCAGCCGCGTACTACAATCTCGCTCATACCCTCGATACTCAGGGACGCGCGGCAGAAGCGAGCGAATATTACCGGCAAGCCTTGCGGCTGGATCCCAATAATGCTGGAGCTTACAGCAATTTGGCTTTAATTTCAGCGCGTCAGGGAAAAACTGAAGAAGCGATCGCACTGCTGCAAAATGCCGTTCGGACAGATCCTAACCTCGCGATCGCACAGTACCAACTCGGTATCCTCTACGCTCAGAAAGGGCAGTTTGAGGCAGCAGAAGCCCCTTTAACCGCAGCAGTCCAACTCGACCCCAATAATGCCGCCGCTCAGTACAATTTAGGCAGGGTACTGCTCGAATTGAACGATCCGGCAACGGCGCGCGATCGCCTCGAACGCGCGATCGCTCTGGATGCGAATAATCCCGATGCTTACCAACAACTCGGAATTGCCAAACTCAGAACCGGAGATTCAGCAGGCGCGATTGAAACGCTGCAAGCTTATCTCAGTCGCAAACCGGGAGACGCTCAAACTTACTCGAATCTCGGCCTTGCTTACCAAAAAGAAGGGAAATATGAGGACGCGATCGCGCAATACCAACGCGCCCTCAGACTCGAGCCTAACGACGCAGAAACCTTCTACAACATCGGTATTTCCCTGCACGAATCCAAACAATCCCAACGCGCGATCGCGCCCCTCCAAGAAGCCTTCCGCCTCTTTCAGCAACAAGGGCAAACCGCGCGCGCTCAAGAAGTCAAACAATACCTCGAACAAACCGTACTGCCCGAAATTCCTAAACCCGAAACAGCCCAATAAATTGAACTTAAGCTATTTAAGAAAATCGCAATGGCAATTTTACAATTAGAAGACGGTACAACCTACACTCAAACCGACGATATTGCGCGCGAACTTGCCGCACTAAATGTCAACTTAGCTCGCTGGCCGGTTGGGGACAATGAAACCCTTCAAACTCTACTCGCAAAAGCTGCCTTAGATGAAGCAGAAAAAGAAGAAGTTTTGCAGTCCATCGACCGATATTTCGAGCAACTTAAGCAAGAAGCAGGCTATCAAACTCGCGATTTAATTGTCTTGCATCCCGATATTCCAAATCTCGACGCACTCTTAGCTAAATTTCAACGTTGCCATACCCACGGCGATGACGAAGTACGCTACATCATTGAAGGGGAAGGCGTATTTGGTTTTGTAACTCCAGAGGGGAAGCAGATGGAACTGACAATTCAACCGGAAGAATTTATCAATGTCCCGGCGGGTACGGAACATTGGTTTTATTTAACCCCACAGAAACGCATTAAAGCCGTGCGTTATTTCACCTCAATGGAAGGTTGGGTTCCTGAATATACAGAAACCGCAATTCGGATGCGTCCTCTAGCGTTGACTTAGAGAATGTTTGAAAAGTTGAGTGAGGGGTAAAAAAAGGACTTAAGTGTAAGGGGTTAAGCTGTTCCCTCTTCAGTTTGATAAGTCCTTAAACTCACGCTCGCGCTCCACATCCCCGCACGCGAGTATTAAGAACGACGCGCAGAAGCCGCAACAAGAGGTTGCCGCGAGGTTCGGGCTGGCATCGATTCCCAACCTCGAATCGGTCCTGGCTGTAAGCCAGAATAAGAATTGAGGCTGTAGACTCCCGTGGCGCAGGCTTCGACCACTCGACCATTCAATTCGCAGGTGGTCATTAAGTAGTCGCAAGCATCGCATTCAACACGAACGGCCAAGCTTTTCGGGCAACCGAATTCTGCTCCATCACGGCCGCTGAAATGATGGCGTTGGGCAAAACTTCCGCAATTCGGGCAGTGAATTTTTTCGATTAAGTGCATGACTGCTTCCTTCCCGTTGGGATAATTTATATCTGTGCGTCAAGCCCTTCTACAGAGAAACAATGATTAGCTTTTCTTTTTGGGTAGACAGAACAAAAACGCTAGTGATTTGTTAAATTTCAGATTTGAAAGTAAATCTGCCTGCTCCCGATCTTAAAGGGAGGCTAAAGAGGTTTAGCGAAGGCTTAAGTTGAGTTTTTTAGGCGATTCGTCTAAAGTTCATAGAGCGAATCCTAAGCTTTATTTTATCATTCTTTCATGATAGCCCTTTCTTCGGTAGGGTGCAAAGATAGCTTAAAGTTTTGAGACATATCTTCTTATATTCTTATAACTTGTCTGAAAAAGCGCGGCATCTTCTCTAAGGAAGATGTTATCTCACCCCTGACTCTCATTTAAGGATATCCTTTGGGATCGTATTGAACGCCTCGATCCCAAAGGTTAATTCCCGACAAAGGCTAAATCTCCGTTTGAACGAACTTGGCGCGATCGCGTCTTAAGTCCCAGTTCCGAGAAATTGCTGAAAAATACTAGCAAGGAAGTGCGCTGCAAGCTCGCTCAAAATCCTCATCGCTTTAAATCGGCTTGCAGCCCCATGCCCCCAGCAACCGAGTTCGATTTGGGGTAAGATCGGGGCAGCGATCGCGCGCCGACCCGAATACCACCGGATTGACTCGTAAAGCTAGCAAGCGACGCGGTAATATCCGTGCGATGCGCGATCGGGAGTCACTCTCGACCTCACCACTTTTTATAGGGCAAAAATTTACCGCACATCGTCACTTTAACGCGATCGCCTTTCGGGTCTTCAACCTTATCCACTTCAACGGAAAAATCGATCGCGCTCATAATCCCATCTCCAAACTTTTCGTGAATGACGGCTTTTAACGGCATCCCGTACACCTGCATAATTTCATAGAAACGATAAATCAGCGGATCCGTTGGAATTACGGGATCTAACGAGCCTTTCAAGGGAGGAACGGTTAATTCTTCAGCCATTTCTTCCGGCAAATCCAAAGCTGCTACTAACTTCTTGGCTTCCTCAATTCCGGCGCTCGCTTGACCGTAAAATAGGGCAGCAATCCAAGTTTCATCAAATCCGATAAGTTTTTCTAAATCTGCAAAGGTTAATTTTTTTGCTTTCTTAGCAGCGAGTAATTGACTAGAAAGGTCGGACATTTAAAAAAAATATTAGGGTAAGGGTAGACCAATGCTATCCCTCTACCCTAAACGTCGTTCCCTTTTTAATTCTGTATGTTTTAATACTCCAAAATGACTGGGAAAATGTTAGAGCAATGGGTCTATTTTTAGAAATTGGCAATATAGTGCTACTGGGTTGTGAATGTACGTTTCTAAAAGCACCAAAGTCTTGGCTGGTAGGCGCTGCCCACCCTACCCGATGTCCTAACTGAGTTGCGTAGCGCTATATCTTCCGCTTTCCCCTATACATCGAGCAATTGTAGGGACGTTAAATTTAACGTCCCTACTCAGATCCCTTCAATTCAACCGATAAGCAATTAAATCTAAGCTTTTTCCTCTCAATCGCCAATGACGCGATCGCGCAAATTCAAATTCGCATTCGGCTGTCCGTTGCGGTTGAGATAGCCCGTATCCATAAGAAAAGCTTTTAACGCTGTGGGAAAGTCCGGATGGCGACCGACAGGCTCGTTTTTACTATCGTAAATATCTAAACCCCAATCGTTGCTGCGATCGTAACGTGCCAGCATAAAATCCCAACCGTCTTCAAACTCGCCCAGTAGAATTTTTTGCGCGACATAACCAGCTAAAACGCCATTTCCCGCGCCGTTTTCTTCCATACTTTTATACATCTGCCAAGCAATCGATCGCAGATATTCGGGATATTGGCGCGTTACATCTTCAAAGTCGCCATCGCGATAGGATAAAACAATTGAAGGTGGAAAAGACCCGGCATAAGCATCAAAAGTGTAGAGAAAGTTATTATCGTAGGTAATAAATTCCATCCGACCATCTTGATTGAGGTCTTTGAACTCACCCCCGCCACCATCAGCAGGGCCGAGTTGCACGGAACTAAAATTGTTACCTTGGACGGTATAAACAGTCTGTGCGGTGCAGCAGTGCGCGCCGCCGGTGTAGGTTTCGACGATAACTTCCGGCGTGCCGTTGCTGTCGAGATCTCGCAGGCTAATATTGCCGTGATTATACGTTGAAGCCGTCTCCCTAACCTTCTCTTTACCGTCGTAATAGAGCGTGTAGCGCAGGTTATTTTCTTCATTAACGGCTTCGTTATTGTCTTTGTCGTAACTGACGGAGACTTTTACCTTACCGATCGCGATTTCGCGGTTTTGGAAACCTGGGGTATCGTAGCTGATTTCAATTTCGGGAACGGCGAGGGCGGGAAGGGCTAAAGTGACGCTAGCAGCAGCAAAGAGGGCTGAAAAAAGGTGACGCATCGAATCCAAGGTTGAAAAATGACGATTAGCGATTACTTCAACCGCTCAAGGCTTAATTCCGCATTTATCGCGATAAAAACCTTAAAAAATTGGCTTATACGACTGCAAATCCGAGTAAATTTATCCCCGTCGAGTCGCGGGCAAGAACGCGGCACTCCGGTTGACGTGCAAAATTTCACGAAAGTTTCGAGTTATTTGTCGAGACTTCGTACAATTTGTAAAGGTAAACTCTTACAATCTGTATTGAAATGAATTTTGTCGCTCTCAGTTTTGCGGTGCTGTTGTTGGTGGTGGCGATCGCGATCGCGCTTTACTTCCTCACCGCCCGCCGCTACGAATCCGCCAACTCCGTCGCCAATTCCTACGACCAATGGACGGAAGACGGAATCTTAGAATACTACTGGGGCGAACACATCCATCTCGGTCACTACGGTTCGCCGCCGCAGCCCAAAGATTTTTTAAAAGCGAAGGAAGATTTTGTCCATGAAATGGCGCGTTGGGGCGGTTTAGATAAACTTCCCGCCGGAACCACCGTTCTCGATGTCGGCTGCGGAATCGGCGGCAGCAGCCGCATTTTAGCGCGCGATTACGGCTTCAAAGTCACGGGCATTACCATCAGCCCGCAACAGGTGAAACGCGCGCGAGAATTAACCCCAGAAGGACTCAGCGCCAGCTTTCAAGTAGACGATGCAATGGCGCTTTCCTTCCCCGATGCGAGTTTCGATGTAGTTTGGACGGTGGAAGCGGGCCCGCATATGCCCGATAAAGCCGTATTTGCCCGCGAACTATTGCGAGTTCTGAAACCGGGCGGTACGTTGGTGGCTGCCGATTGGAACCAGCGCGACGACCGACAAAAGCCGTTAAACTTCTGGGAACGCCCGGTGATGCGCCAACTCCTCGAACAATGGTCGCATCCGGCTTTCTCGAGTATCGAAGGGTTCGCCGAACGTTTGGCGGAAACCGGATTAGTGAAAGGAGAAGTCGTAACGGCGGATTGGACGACCGAAACGCTTCCTTCTTGGTTCGATACGATTTGGCAAGGGATTATTCGCCCCCAAGGTTGGCTGAAATATGGCGTTCCGGGATTTTTGAAATCCGTGCGAGAAGTGCCGACAATTTTATTAATGCGGCTTGCATTTGGGAACGGTTTGTGCAGGTTCGGAATGTTCCGTGCCGTCCGCGCTTCGGGAGTAGGCGAGATCGATGCAAATGTTGCAACACCCGTTGCCAGCCAGTTTTAAGTCCTTATTTCGTGGCAAAATTAGCACTAATTTCCGATCGGTGGATCGCTGCTCCCTAATTACGAATTACGAATTACCGAGCTTCGGGAGTAGGCGAGATCGATGCAAATGTTGCAACACCTGTTGCCAGCCAGTTTTAAGTCCTTGTTTCGTGGCAGAATTAGCACTAATTTCTGATTAGTGGATCGCTGCTCCCTAATTACGAATTACGAATTACGAATTACGAATTACCGAACAATGTCTCACCCTCTCTACATTGCCTTCGTTTGGCATCAGCATCAACCGCTCTACAAAAGTCGAGAAAATCCTAAGTATCCCGGCAAGCAGTATCGTTTGCCTTGGGTGCGCTTGCACGGAACGAAGGATTATCTCGATCTGGTTCTGATTTTGGAACGCTATCCCAAGCTGCATCAAACGGTCAATCTCGTGCCTTCTTTAATTTTGCAACTGGAAGATTACGCGGCGGGTGTGGCAATGGATCCTTACCTGGCAGTCGCTTTAACCCCAGAAGACCAGTTGACTCCCGCCCAGAAAGAGTTTGCGGTGCAGTATTTCTTCGATGGCAATCACCATACGACGATCGACCCCCATCCCCGCTACGCGCAACTGTACGAGCAACGACAGGATAAGGGTAGAGAGTGGTGCTTGCGGCATTGGCAAGTGAATGATTACGGCGATTTGCTGGCGTGGCACAATTTAGCTTGGATCGATCCGATTTTTTGGGACGAACCGGAGATCGCGGATTGGTTCGAGCGGGGGAAAGGTTTTAGTTTGAGCGATCGCCAGCGCATCTATAGCAAGCAAAAAGAAATTATCGCCCGCATTATTCCCCAACATCGGAAAATGCAGGAAACGGGGCAACTCGAAGTCATGACGACTCCGTATACGCACCCCATTATGCCGCTGTTGGCCGATACGAATGCCGGACGGGTTGCAGTGCCGAATATGACGCTACCGCGATCGCGCTTCCAGTATCCCCAGGATATCCCTCGCCACCTCCGCAAAGCCCGAGAAATGTACGAAGATCGCTTCGGTACGAAACCGCGAGGGTTGTGGCCTTCGGAACAGTCAGTGAGTCCGGCCGTATTACCTTATATTGCCGAGGAGGGTTTTAAATGGATTTGTTCCGATGAAGCGGTGTTGGGCTGGACGATAAACCACTTTTTCCATCGCGATGCGGCGGGGAATGTCAGCGAACCGGAATTACTCTATCGTCCCTATCGCTTAGAAACCGAACAAGGCGATCTTTCAATTATTTTCCGCGATCACCGCCTTTCGGATTTAATCGGCTTTACCTACAGCGCGATGGAACCGCAAGCTGCCGCACGGGATTTAGTAGGACATTTAGACGCGATCGCGCGATCGCTCAAAAAACGTCAGAATGGCGGCGGTACGAGCTTAGAACAACCCTGGCTGGTGACGATTGCCCTCGACGGCGAGAACTGCTGGGAATATTACCAACAAGATGGATTGCCGTTCCTCGAATCGCTGTACGGAACGTTGAGCGATCGCAAAGATCTCCAACTCGTCACCGTCTCCGAATTCCTCGATCGCTTCCCCACCACCCAAACCCTGCCCGCCCGCACCCTCCATAGCGGTTCTTGGGTCGATGGCAACTTTACCACCTGGATTGGCGATCCCGCCAAAAATCGCGCCTGGGATCTCCTCACCGAAGCGCGGCGCGTCCTCGCCGAACACCCAGAAGCCACCGAAGAAAGCAATCCCGAAGCTTGGGAAGCCCTCTACGCCGCCGAAGGTTCCGATTGGTTCTGGTGGTTTGGCGAAGGGCATAGTTCCAACCACGACGATATCTTCGATCGCCTCTTCCGCGAACACCTGTACGCACTTTATACCGCCCTGAACGTCCCCGTTCCCGCCGGAATCGAACGAGAAGTCGAACATCACGAAGCCGGGGGCGATCGCCGCCCGCAAAGCTTCATCCATCCGATTATCAACGGCATCGGCGACGAACAAGACTGGGATAAAGCCGGACGCATCGAAGTGGGCGGCGCGCGCGGAACCATG is drawn from Oscillatoria sp. FACHB-1406 and contains these coding sequences:
- a CDS encoding phytoene/squalene synthase family protein encodes the protein MDLVADALIVLKETSRTFYIPIHRLPSGLQEAVTSAYLCMRAIDEIEDSPDLSNDRKVLLLQEISYSLQAAIDGDNFERLSGLLKTEPDPLPEVSVRIGEWAKLAPASIRARVWDATAAMSDRMAYWAARNWQVNTEGDLNCYTFSVAGAVGLLLSDLWAWYDGTQTHRANAIGFGRGLQAVNILRNYKDDLQRGVTFFPNGWAAEQMQNYARNNLILADAYIAALPSGPALDFCQIPWRLAHATLDALAEGHEKLSRSAVVALVEELTSSNR
- the queA gene encoding tRNA preQ1(34) S-adenosylmethionine ribosyltransferase-isomerase QueA — its product is MNEDYLLSSYHYELPSEAIAQQPALPRDSSRLLVIDSPTTFAHRTFRELPDCLQAGDLLVLNNTRVFPARLYGRKSTGARVEVLLLEERQPNCWLALVKPGKRFTLGSEIWFFAPSEVEQPEAEPQLRATAIARDEATGGRLLQFDLPPEKSLFSILEAIGQVPLPPYIQARDSLPSQYQTVYARELGSAAAPTAGLHFTEVLLDALQQRGISIADVTLHVGVGTFRPVETEDIRSHAMHSEWFEVNAATVEKILQTKAAGGRVIAVGTTVARSLEGTARAKASESGLSPFSGRTNLFIYPGYQWQVVDGLITNFHLPGSSLLMLVSALVGRKRLLELYQTAIAQGYRFYSFGDAMLILPEARGIH
- a CDS encoding tetratricopeptide repeat protein, which produces MVKRAKNRGKAIALVLSLSSAIVLLPSVAGAAPIPEFSRTKQRIEGLYTNNLDAAQLLQRGVTEYKRKNYTVAEESLRQALDFDPRMAIAYYLLGNTLMAQNRNTDAIAQYQQATSLDPSMTEAYYNLGIAYSMTGQLNSAAEEFQKALVINPNFAAAYYNLAHTLDTQGRAAEASEYYRQALRLDPNNAGAYSNLALISARQGKTEEAIALLQNAVRTDPNLAIAQYQLGILYAQKGQFEAAEAPLTAAVQLDPNNAAAQYNLGRVLLELNDPATARDRLERAIALDANNPDAYQQLGIAKLRTGDSAGAIETLQAYLSRKPGDAQTYSNLGLAYQKEGKYEDAIAQYQRALRLEPNDAETFYNIGISLHESKQSQRAIAPLQEAFRLFQQQGQTARAQEVKQYLEQTVLPEIPKPETAQ
- a CDS encoding cupin domain-containing protein; this encodes MAILQLEDGTTYTQTDDIARELAALNVNLARWPVGDNETLQTLLAKAALDEAEKEEVLQSIDRYFEQLKQEAGYQTRDLIVLHPDIPNLDALLAKFQRCHTHGDDEVRYIIEGEGVFGFVTPEGKQMELTIQPEEFINVPAGTEHWFYLTPQKRIKAVRYFTSMEGWVPEYTETAIRMRPLALT
- the cynS gene encoding cyanase — its product is MSDLSSQLLAAKKAKKLTFADLEKLIGFDETWIAALFYGQASAGIEEAKKLVAALDLPEEMAEELTVPPLKGSLDPVIPTDPLIYRFYEIMQVYGMPLKAVIHEKFGDGIMSAIDFSVEVDKVEDPKGDRVKVTMCGKFLPYKKW
- a CDS encoding methyltransferase domain-containing protein gives rise to the protein MNFVALSFAVLLLVVAIAIALYFLTARRYESANSVANSYDQWTEDGILEYYWGEHIHLGHYGSPPQPKDFLKAKEDFVHEMARWGGLDKLPAGTTVLDVGCGIGGSSRILARDYGFKVTGITISPQQVKRARELTPEGLSASFQVDDAMALSFPDASFDVVWTVEAGPHMPDKAVFARELLRVLKPGGTLVAADWNQRDDRQKPLNFWERPVMRQLLEQWSHPAFSSIEGFAERLAETGLVKGEVVTADWTTETLPSWFDTIWQGIIRPQGWLKYGVPGFLKSVREVPTILLMRLAFGNGLCRFGMFRAVRASGVGEIDANVATPVASQF
- a CDS encoding glycoside hydrolase — its product is MSHPLYIAFVWHQHQPLYKSRENPKYPGKQYRLPWVRLHGTKDYLDLVLILERYPKLHQTVNLVPSLILQLEDYAAGVAMDPYLAVALTPEDQLTPAQKEFAVQYFFDGNHHTTIDPHPRYAQLYEQRQDKGREWCLRHWQVNDYGDLLAWHNLAWIDPIFWDEPEIADWFERGKGFSLSDRQRIYSKQKEIIARIIPQHRKMQETGQLEVMTTPYTHPIMPLLADTNAGRVAVPNMTLPRSRFQYPQDIPRHLRKAREMYEDRFGTKPRGLWPSEQSVSPAVLPYIAEEGFKWICSDEAVLGWTINHFFHRDAAGNVSEPELLYRPYRLETEQGDLSIIFRDHRLSDLIGFTYSAMEPQAAARDLVGHLDAIARSLKKRQNGGGTSLEQPWLVTIALDGENCWEYYQQDGLPFLESLYGTLSDRKDLQLVTVSEFLDRFPTTQTLPARTLHSGSWVDGNFTTWIGDPAKNRAWDLLTEARRVLAEHPEATEESNPEAWEALYAAEGSDWFWWFGEGHSSNHDDIFDRLFREHLYALYTALNVPVPAGIEREVEHHEAGGDRRPQSFIHPIINGIGDEQDWDKAGRIEVGGARGTMHRSSDVRRLFYGLDHLNFYLRFDFKAGVELSSDGLPELHLFWFYPDAPRRLSRIPFVDLPDSEPANYLYHHHLGIDLPSGSLWFEEAGDEHQWHPKASRASMGVNQCLELAVPWDDLNVEPDLPLQILAVLVKDGKFQSYLPDSELISLQAP